Part of the Quercus robur chromosome 5, dhQueRobu3.1, whole genome shotgun sequence genome, CCATTATGATTCAATGGACGGGTCGGTTTTTTACAAGGATCAGAGTATCGGGTCAAAACCGTTACTTTTTCCGTTTTATCAGGGGCCGAAGAATACAACAGCAGTGGGAGACACAATCACTGTGACAACGTTAAAAGAGAACAGTCAACGTTGGACGGAGATAATGAATGAACGTCGTATGGCTGGAGCGGTTGTGTTTCGACTAGAAATAATCTCGATCATCCGATTTCAGATCTCCAAGTGGCATAGCAGGCCCCATCGGATGCATGCCAACTGTGAAGTTTCGGTGGGCCCAGATGGTGTGATGTTGCCAATTTATAAAGACAAGAGATGCCCTGTTTATTTCACTTGATGTATGATGTATTATGTTGCAattctttttatgtttcttttggttttggttattgGGATTGGGTTTGCTTAGTAACCTAAAGTGTACAATTGCTTAACTTGGTGTACATTCTTTGAGGATTGGTTTCAAATTATTTGATTTGTAATATCATTATTGAGGAGAAAAGAAATCAACGAAAATCTTTTCCATTTTCAGCTTAAGAATTTATTTAATGCTTATCTTGGTATACTCTGCCATTTGGTACCTCATTCCACCATTCTGAttctctagcttcaaattcaaTCTCCAATTTATTTGACATAATTTTTACTTCTCCCCCTTCACAAATCTCttaataataaatgtttttttttttcctgcaaattaatataattcatttaagaGTGAAGCTTGTGTTTAGTGGCCAATTCCATTAGACACGCTAGGATGCAAATATGTGTTCGCATCTCAATGTGTCAAGTGGAACTAGCCATTGGACACAAGTCCAACCTTTCTTTCAATgaaatcttttatatatatatatatatatatatatatatatatatatatatataaaagcttttTGCCCTTTG contains:
- the LOC126727197 gene encoding NDR1/HIN1-like protein 26, which encodes MYSPGGLPTRSSPVPRPIKRHHSVRQIAHRVHDSFTSRLCKLICAIFLTLVLVVGLISFILWLSLRPHRPRFHIHELGVVGLGQGTDITQIQFNASARNANHNIGVHYDSMDGSVFYKDQSIGSKPLLFPFYQGPKNTTAVGDTITVTTLKENSQRWTEIMNERRMAGAVVFRLEIISIIRFQISKWHSRPHRMHANCEVSVGPDGVMLPIYKDKRCPVYFT